CGTTGATTAACGGTGGCTACATCAACAAAAACGAAATGAAGAACATGCAGGGTAAAGGTGCTGATGCCTTTAACACCAAAGCATATTTGCTTGGCCTAACAACCCCTCCTCCGGGTACTGCTGCCAAAAGCAAAAAGAATCCGCTGACAGACCCCAATGGTCGTCCTCGTACACAGGTTACATTCGAAGATGGTATCATGAGCCCAGACTACCGCCTGCCTACAGAAGCAGAATGGGAATATGCAGCTCTCGCCTACATTGCTCAAAACCCACAGCCCCGTCGTAAAGAAAAAGGCCAGCGTGGTGAAGAACTGGTAGCCAATAAACAAGTATACTCTTGGTCTAATAATTACAATGGTCTTCGTGACAACCGTCGTGGTAGCTGGCAGGGCGAAATGCTTGCCAACTTCAAGCGTGGTTCTGGTGACCTGATGGGTGTGGCCGGTGGTTTGAACGACCGTTCTGCTTTGCCAGCACCTGTTGAAAGCTACTACCCCAATGGTTTCGGCATCTTCAACATGAGCGGTAACGTAAGTGAGTGGGTAGCCGATGTGTATCGTCCGATGACCTACGAAGTGGGCGACGACTTCAACTACTATCGTGGTAACGTGTTCAAGAAGCTGAAAGTGATTGACCCAACTTCAAACGATCCTTCTACCCGCTATGAAAAAGACTCTACGGGTAAAGTGAAATATGTAAACGAAGAAGATGCCGATTTGGCCAAGCGTCGCAACTACCAGAAAAACTATGCTATCAACTACCTCGATGGTGATAGCCTGAGCGGCGCCAGCTACGGTTATGGCATCACTACTTTGGTGAGCGACAAGAGCCGTGTAATTAAAGGTGGCAGCTGGTTGGATATGCCTTACTGGCTTGGTCCCGGCACCCGCCGCTTCCTGGAAGAAGATCAGTCTACCAGTACCATCGGTTTCCGTTGCGCCATGACTTACTTTGGTGCGCCAGAAGGCAACAGAACACGAGCCGGTAACTACTGGCAAACAAAACGTCAGCGTCGATAAGTACTCCCAACATATGAACAGAGCCCGCCAATTGGCGGGTTTTGTTTTTTTACAAGGTTTTCTTCGGCCATTTTTGCAACTCAATTGTTTTACATACATGACTAGCATCCCACAACTATACGAAGCGTATTTACAATGCAATGGCGTTACAACTGATACTCGAAATATCCTACCTGGTCAATTGTTTGTGGCCCTAAAGGGGCCCAACTTTAATGGCAATGCTTT
The Phnomibacter ginsenosidimutans genome window above contains:
- a CDS encoding SUMF1/EgtB/PvdO family nonheme iron enzyme; the encoded protein is MKLTQLFFIAAVIAIAPACKNGGPFKKKFDKSNATGWNYNDKNSGGFNVAKAKDIKAGPGLVFVQGGTFVMGAAEEDVMADWNNVPKRVTVNSFFIDKTEVANIHYREYLFWLNRIFDPAGDPANQPIVDAAYPDTLVWRSELAYNEPYVEYYFRHPSFNYYPVVGVSWKQAHDYCLWRTDRVNELALINGGYINKNEMKNMQGKGADAFNTKAYLLGLTTPPPGTAAKSKKNPLTDPNGRPRTQVTFEDGIMSPDYRLPTEAEWEYAALAYIAQNPQPRRKEKGQRGEELVANKQVYSWSNNYNGLRDNRRGSWQGEMLANFKRGSGDLMGVAGGLNDRSALPAPVESYYPNGFGIFNMSGNVSEWVADVYRPMTYEVGDDFNYYRGNVFKKLKVIDPTSNDPSTRYEKDSTGKVKYVNEEDADLAKRRNYQKNYAINYLDGDSLSGASYGYGITTLVSDKSRVIKGGSWLDMPYWLGPGTRRFLEEDQSTSTIGFRCAMTYFGAPEGNRTRAGNYWQTKRQRR